The genomic stretch gcACAGGGACAGGAAGAACATACACAGTAACTACGTGAACTAGAAACTTCTCTAGCTTGCCCATTGAGCTGTAAGGTGGCAACTCTACTCTCTGTGCTATTGTGCCATCTAATTACCCTTCATTTCTATTGTATGATAAGAAAAAAGTGATTACTAGGTCTGCTGTGAAAATATATCATCTCTACTCAACGTGTAGAATTTGCAGCACAAAAAGGTAAACAGCACAAAGATCTACACACAGGCTGTTATACACATATTCAATAAACTACCAGCTTAGAATCTGTTATTGAATCTAGATCAGATTTTAATCAGTTTGGAGAAACGCACAATAACAAACTGAACACACGGCATGTGAGGATACAAATGACTGTTTATCTAAGAATGAAGATTGACCATAGCCTAAAAATATCATTATAAATAATCCTTAAGGTGTTTTAATAACAGTATAATAACTGAGAATAATCTGCAGTAAGCATGTCAAGGCGAGGAGGCAAACtataaatctgtttaaaaattGCAACTCTCAGCGTAAAGCACAGACAATGTAAGGAGATGAAGCAACcttaattaaaacacacatatacattcacacatatacacacacaccaatatttttattcaaacaTCAACAtgcacatcatctcacacatgCAAGAAATGTAATAATTTACATTACATAGCTTTATATGAGAAAGTTAGACATGTAAACATTAAGATCAGCATCAGGTTTCTGTTTTTATGTCTTAATTCATACAAATTGAATCAAAATAATCTGTGTAGGTTTAAAAACATATGAATGTCTCATCATATCAAGCCGATCACATAGAGCTGTATGAGAAATGGCAGAATAATAATGATTGTGCTTTAGTGGTTTCAAGGTCTTTATGAAATGAGAAAAGGAAATGGTCCAAAGCATGCCTTCTTCACCACATCTTTGCTTAATATCATTATTTTCCCTGTGGAAAGGTTTGAATCATTTATagagctattattattattattattattattattattattattattattattataaaacacaATTAACTCTTTGCTTCCTTTAGCGATATTACCCACTATAAAGAACACAGATAGTGTATGAACATGTTTCAGATTACTGGCTCAAGATTATTAAATGATACGAACACAGCTTTCTCCGCTGGCTTGAGAAAGATAATAGAGGAACCCACCCTTTTGCCTGTAGTGGAAATACAACTTACTGCATTATTAATAACCGCAGTCTACATTGCACAGCTGGATATCAGTTATAATGGACCAATTTCTTGAGCATGGATTAAGTCTCGTGCTGGAATAACTCCAATGCCTATACCTGtttcacttttaaaaatatcttcctaATCTTTTAGGAAAATTTCGGATTTGCAGTGAGCGGTTGAGGGTCTTGATCAGAGATAAGTGATACGTGTGGGGAtctgaactcatgaccttctaAAATGTAGCCCATCACTTTAAACACTCAtgttgtgcacaggggcatgtCAGGCTGGAACAGCTTCGATATGATGCAATGCACATTTCTGAAGAAGATGGTCATGATCGAGTGCATTAAtcaaagctaaataaaatattgcaatAACAATGTTACTTGTTTCAAGGTGAGGTATATTTCCAGTTGGAAATATAAGCTAGGAAAAAACCTGTTGCACAAATGAACAGCAATCAGTTCTATTAAAAATCAAATGATTATGATAAcaagaaataaaagatttacCTCAAAGATTAGATTTATCATAAGAATATCTTAAAATACGATTACCATTTTCACATAATTGAAGGCTTTTGCGCTAACAAGCACTAACGCCTTCCTGTAGAACTCTTAGAGCTTTTACCAGCAGGTTTTGTGCTTTGTGAAGCAGAACTCTTGGAGATTTTACCTGCAGGTTTAGTTCTTTGTGAAGCAGAACTCTTAGAGCTCTCACTTGCAGGTTTAGTGCTTTGTGAAGCAGAACTCTTGGAGATTTTACCCTCAGGTTTAGTGCTTTGTGAAGCAGAACTCTTAGAGCTCTCACTTGCAGGTTTAGTGCTTTGTGAAGCAGAACTCTTGGAGATTTTACCCTCAGGTTTAGTGCTTTGTGAAGCAGAACTCTTAGAGCTCTCACTTGCAGGTTTTGTGCTTTGTGAAGCAGAACTCTTGGAGATTTTACCCTCAGGTTTAGTGCTTTGTGAAGCAGAACTCTTAGAGCTCTCACCTGCAGGTTTAGTGCTTTGTGAAGCAGAACTCTTAGAGCTCTCACCTGCAGGTTTAGTGCTTTGTGAAGCAGAACTCTTAGAGCTCTCACCTGCAGGTTTGGTGCTTACCATATCAGGACTAATCCTAGGTCTTGAACTGAAGCTGGAAACTTTTTTAGCTTTGGAATTTTCATTTCTAACTGACTTCGAAGCATCAGTATAAGTTGATGTGCCGGCAGAACTAGCCCCTGGACTTAATCCACTATTTAATTTGATTGCATTTGAGGCCGGGTAGCTGGCATTCTGAGCTTTAAATGACTTTGAGGTTTTGGTAACAGATGTAGAATTTACTGAAGAATTCACTGAAATTAATCCACCATCTGCACTGGATGTTTGTTGTCTGACAGTTTTAACTGTTTTTGATAGTTTAGTAGTAGTTATAGTTGTTAATGTTGTGGACAAAGCCTTTGGAAGTGATTCACTAGCTGACATCAGTGAATTTGTTACCTGTTGTTTTGCCCTGTCTTTTCTAAATGATCCTGAGGTCCTAGTGTGGGTTATAGCTTTTGCTGGTGAATGCATCGACCCAGATCCTCTAGGAGAACCGTACCGTTTTGTAGGGCTGTTAACTGTGAAAGTTCTGACTACAGTAGGCTTATTGTGGTGAGGAAAAGGTAACCTGGCTGCACCTGCTTGGAAATATTTATTCTTTGAGTGAGCAAAGATGTGGGATTGCAACACAGGAGTATAATGGAATTTTGGAGCGATCATCAAGGCTGTGTTTGGAGAAAGTTGACTGGATACAGACGGGCCACTGAAACTAGCCTGAGTGCTTGAGGGGAACTGATTAAGAGAGACGTGCTGAGGACTGCTCCCTGCTCCTTGTTCATACTGAATTAGGTACTCGGGGTACACCTGATGTTTCTCAAATACAACAAATATGGACGGGTTGTTGATATCATTTACACAGCTGTCATAAAAGACATCAGTTTCCCCATCTTTCAGAGGAGGGTGGATATAACTGGGATGCCCATTGGAATATTCTCCTATAAAAACTCGACAAAGGAACATACACTTGTCAGTTCCAGACTTGTCAGTGTAGCTGTGGGAGGATCTGGCATCTCTGGTGAAATAACTACCTGCAATAACAAATTGATGCATTATACGGTATCTGTAGACATGTGgggatttattttgtattattttatttgtttagactCACCTTTACCAAATGCTGTCTCATGTGGTTCACACATTGTCCAGTCAACGTTCTGCTGGCAGATGGTGTCAATCAGCTTGGACTCAGTACCATGAAACAGGAGTTTTTCATCCTCCTTgcctccttttttttgtttcatggcACTGACATGGCTGTAGGAAAAGCCATATTACGTAAATCACATACACTCACCATCCAGTTTTATAGGAACCCAcatacacctgctcattcatgcagttatcagccagtcatgtggcagccAGGAATATAAATCTGAGGCCATCATGggttcaccaaaactggacaggtCAAGACTGGAAAAACTGTCCAGTTTAGATGAGTCTGTGCCTATGATAGCCTCagcttttgtttttcatatGATTCTGGGTAAATTCTaaagaaggttgtgtgtgaaattcctaaactactcaaaccagcctatcTTGCACCAACAACCTTTCCACGGTTCAGTTACTGAAGATCAAACTGATTAGCTGATTATATAACTGCATTAATGAGCAtaaatgttcctattaaagtggactgTAAAGGATTATTGATGATAGCGTAGTCCTCGATTTATGTCAGAACTGTTATGATTTTCCTGTTTTAATAAACCTTGTGTACATTTTACCTGAGCTATGTTAGAGCATTAAACATACCTGTGAAAAACTTCCCATAAATCCTCATTCAGAACCTTCTCAATTCTCTTCACAGTACACTCCAACATCGTCTGATAAAAGCGCTCGGCTATCTTCTTATATTCATCGGTATCACTGTTCAGGAGAACtctctggtaaaaaaaaaaaaaatttcttgcTGTTAAGAGTAATACATATGTTTTTGATTTCTTTCTAAACTTCTTGTAAATATAGAGGTCTATAGCTACTTATAATTTCTTGGATAATTTCTTTGGGTAAAGCTTAACACTGAGACCAGTTGAtgtctgtaaaatgtaaaaacgtCTTTGACTGTACTGAAAATAAATGCCTGCAATGAAAGAGAAATGATGTTGAAACGTAATCTACTGCATAATATTCACTAGAGTTACATGAGTCACACCATTTATTAtatgtaattaattatattatttaacatttcattttagatgagtcacactctgtctccctgtctgtttCCTGACCTTATTACATATTACAGTTAATCTAATtccttattttatatataaaacataggaCATTTATCAGCACTTGCAGGAAATGGGCAAGAAATTAtagatacatatataaatatacttcgatcaggcataacattatgagcagtgacaggtgaagtgaataagactgatgatctcatcatggcacctgttagtgggtgggatatatcaggcagcaagtgaacattttgtcctcaaagttgatgtgttagaagcaggaaaaatggacaagcgtaaggatttgagcgagtttgatgaagggccaaattgtgatggccagacgactggatcagagcatctccaaaactgcagctcttgtggggtgttcccggtctgcagtggtcagtatctatcaaaagtggtccaagaaaggaacagtggtgaagtaggaacagggtcatgggcgaccaaggctcactggtgcacgtggggagcgaggGCTGGCCCGaatggtccgatccaacagacaagctattgtctcaaattgctgaagaagttaatgctggttctgatagaaaggtgtcagaatacacagtgcatcacagtttgttgcgtatggagccgcatagccgcagaccagtcaaaGTGCCCAGGCTGACACCCGACACCACCAAAAGCACCGACAATagacacatgagcatcagaactggaccacagagcaatgaaagaaggtggcctggtctgatgaatcacgttttcttttacatcacgtgaatggctgggtgcgtgtgcatcgcttacctggggaacacatggcaccaggatgccggcagaggcagtgtcatgctttgggcaatgttctgctgggaaaccttgggtcctgccatccatgtagatgttactttgacgtaccacctacctaagcattgttgcagagtttgtacaccctttcatggaaacgctATTCCCCTTTTTGCTGTGTCCTCTtgcagcaggataatgcgccatgctacaaagcagaaatggttcaggaatggtttgatgagcacaacaatgagtttgaggtgttgacttggcctccaaattccccagatctcaatccaatcgagcatcagtaggatgtgctgaacaaacaataccacagcacaccttcaggaatctagtggagtccatgccttgatgggtcagggctgttttggcagcaaaaggggagtGGCAGGTGGcaattttaggcaggtggtcataatgttatgcctgaaggGTGTATGCACAAACTGGAGATAATTGGAGAAACTACACAATTCTCTTAAACAAaaaatctttacaaaaatacagatgagtgataaatgaaaagaaacggAATTTGCTTGCAAGGGTTGGCTCACGTCAGTATCCCCATTGTTGTAAGTTTGCCATCCAATAGCAGACAATATGGTAATAATCGTCTGAATCTGATTATTACCATATTGTCTGCTATTGGATGGCAAACTTACAACAATTGCTATTTGTAATACTGTTGGGGATGTTAAGATTTTTGATGGCAACGCAGGAATCTATCAATCACTAGGGTGGCATTTCCACCTTGAATCCGGATGTACAATAGGCTCACTCTTGTGTATGTAGACAGTGGGATCTCAAGGTAGGCCTCTCACACATGTTACGTCAAAACATTGATGATTGCAGCTCTCCTTTGTGGAGTAGGACTGATGGCCACACCAAATAATAGAGTGGAAGCAGTTTCTCAAATGTTGTGCCTTTTATCGTTCTAGATTCAGTGACATTTTTCCAGAAATACTATGCCTTGGTTAATGTATTTCAAAGTTAAAGTGGAATTACAACAGAACTCTACTACAGACACTTCACCTTGAATCCAATTACAGACATATTGGCTTGATCCGAATCATAAAGCAAAGCTTGGGGATTTTGCCAATGATCCTTTTCTCTGAGGAAAGAGTAAACCAATTAACAGAGTTAGAAGAACAggctttatttttcatttacaaGTTTTCTAAAAGTTTCTTGCTGATATTAGGGAATATATGAAATCAAGAGGCTCTCACCTCACAAGGTCTAGAAATTACCTTGTTATAACTTTTTGGACATCTTCCGCTGAGAGGAACATGGGTCTCCTCCTTATTCGCATTTTGGTGCTACTTTGCGTGTTGTACTGTATCATGTCTGCAAGATGGGGAACAGTGGGTAGTTTTCTTATCATTAAAGAGATTATAGCAATCAAGTAATGATTATTACAAATCTGATCAGTTAATCCTTCACTGATGTTGGGTATATACGAGAAGATTTAAGGAAGGATAAAGAGCAATAAAATGTGTTCTTGTTCAaagtatgtttaaaaaaaaacaggaagtatgtCGAGTTATTTGCGAACATCAGCAGCGGCACTGGTCATCAATTAACCGCTGATGCCTGAAAAACCTAAAACGCAACAACTTGGGTGAGAATAATTGAGTTAAATTATATGCATATTATACAAAAACCCATTAGTAAGCAGGTGTAGCATAATGATTGATTGGGctgtttttatttgatataaGCCAGAGAAACAGTTGACTGTTTACTGGTGTCATATCTTGAATGTCTGAATCTGTTTAAATGACTGACGATTTGACTACTAGTTATCACGAGTACGatatgaatgtttttatatctaacaatttataaagatttattttgttcctGTGCTCTCCACACTTCAACATCTAAAGCGCTATAAAGAGCATAAAAATAATATCCCCACCTTGCAAATTGACCTCACAAGAATGTTCAGCTGTAGTAAATTTGATGACAGCACCATTGTTTTCTTGGTATTTCCACTCCAGGAAGTCACTGGTGATGGAAGATATATCGTGTGTCCCTTGCTAACAGCAAAGagcaaaaaaatacacaatgagTATCAAgtaacaaatgaatgaatttgttaAATGAAGGATTTGTCATCTCTCCAGAATGAACATTCAGTCTGCTTTTCTCCAGAGCAACGTCTTTAacttttcttaattttattttgtagaaGTGTATATCTGACTGTTTAGATCAAATGTATATGGAAATTAAGCAAGTTCAATGTTATCTGCAATCACACAGGAGCCTCATCTGATTCCAAGTAAAATATCACACCTCCTATCAATCCAATCAACATTTGTGGTATCACTTTGGAGTGTCACTTACTGGTGATCCATACTGGATCCAGTTCCCATATTCATCTTCCCAGTACCAGATCCATTTTGTAGTGAGGGCAAAGCTGGGATCCAGAACTGATGAAATAGTAGAGAGACGGCGAACAAATACAGAACCCCGTGTCATTGTGTCAAAGTGTACAGGTATGACGTTGTCGCTGGAAAACAgaaaggtatttaaaaaaattaatataaaactgatgtaaaagaaaacgtgaatCATCAgtccaggccaccttcttccattgctccgagGTCCAGTTGTGATGCtaacgtgcccattgttggtgctttcggcatTGCACagtggtcagcatgggcaccctgactggtctgcagctatgcagcccaatatgcaacaaactgtgtaTGTATGCAAATATAAATTATGGGTTCAGCTGACAGGGAAAGATAAAGGTGGAGGATGCAAGTGCTGACTTTTAGTTAACAAGGAACAGCAAAACATTCAGACAGTAAATAATGATATGGAAGGCGAAGTGACAATGGTGCATACAGAAGCCTGAATTTAAATAGGTGCTGATTAGAGGAAATGCAGAAGAGGTGTGAGTGCTCAGTGAGAcatgcaggggctgatgggtaatgtgtCCAGTGCCGATTTCAGCATGACTTTAACAGGAGCTAGGAATATGTAATAATGAATATATacctgtgtgtctgagtgggaTCACAGAATGCTCTTTCTATTTCCTCATTATCAGGCAGAACTTTCCAGCTCTTCCCATCCCACTGCTCCCATTTATAGGGCAAGCAGAAATGCACATTTTCACATatgtctgtgtaaaaaaaaaaacacaattataGTACATAGTGAACATAGCATGCttaaggatttttatttattttgtattttaactCAAGCTTACTTTCAAAACTGCAGGAATTTTGGAAATGGAAAAGACATATCCATTTCTctgcagaaaaagaaaacacacttaGCTGAGgcatattaaatatatgaaatgtagtattttaaatatagaattaaaatgtattattcaaAGGTTCAACGTTACACTCACATAATCTCTAATAACAGCCTTATAACAGACTAATAACAGCACTAAATGTCACGTCATTACTGACAGTATAATTAGTCTAGATCAGGGGTCTCCAACGTCGCCCACTTCTGAGTAGCTCGCCTAAAGTTTCATAGAATATGTACTAGAATTGATAAAATCAAATTAACTCAATAAACCTGTTAAAATTTCATCCTAATCGGATTGATTATgttaatatctaaaaaaaaaaaaaaaaaatccaaatcaaaCTCTCAGGCTCTCTCCCCTTTATGGTGTTCTACGGAAATCTGACTCCCAGGACAAATCACGTCCATGTCCATGTACATCACACAGTTTAATAAAGCCGGTCATCAATcgatttcacacacagcaccaaGACCGCACATGGAAGcgttatataaacttaaatctataaacaaaaaatttaAGTCGTCTGGATAAAGCATAAAGAATACACATGGCAGATCCATTCAACAGCACTACTGGTAGCTGGCGAGTGACGTGTTGTAGCCCCCTGCAATGGAGTAATAAATGGcataaaatactattatttaatcacataaagtCCAATACAGTTTCAGGTCTCTGCtttcaaaatgaatattaacttctgtcttttttagtcttgctaaccactaagccacaatGCCCCCTATAGGTTAAATCTGTAACCTCCACAGTGGTAGTTCTGGCTCTCTGTATCAGACACTTTGTGCTAATTATCTGGCAAAGTCTTCTCTCCTTTGTGTAAAAGCCATTAGAGAAAAGTTTTTGCTGATGATAATTATATGTGTCAGTACATCTGGAAAAGAAGTGTTCAGTGATTACCTGGTGCTATGGGTTGGTGTATGTCTGCAATGGTAAGCATGTTCTTATAGACTGACAGTAAAGTGTCCATCAGCTCATTGGACACTCCGGTGTCCTGCAGTGTTTTGAATGGATGAGGCTCGTATAAATCATGGCATCTGCTGCATCCATCACATATTCCTCTGATGTAGTTCTCACAGACATGGAGTTTATCACAGGTCTCTGCTTCAAGACAGTTCCCAAACTCACCACTGCCCTTGTTATACGCCAAACACACCTGCGTGCACAATTTGTCAGTAAAAAGTGGCTTCAAAGAGAATAAAGGAGAATAAATGCTTCAACTAGAAGAGcacagtatatacatatataccacACTCCTCCTTACTGAACAGAGCATATTGTTGCTGTAGGTTTATGGTCCCGCATATATTTGGGAAGTCACATGACATACACGTGACATCAATAAAATTCCTGTAATGGATTCTCAGTGTGGATGTTGCTGTAAATTTAGAATTGCAATTATTTTGGACATTACTGTGCACTAGAATACCCATAATGCAATTCTGGTTATTGAggagatataataataatataataatatgtcaCATGCCAATGTTGCAGGAGTTTTAGTTTCTTATTTTAGGTAGACTGATAgagtgatggatggagagaaagtGTTGTTgttagaaagacagaaagagatacagGTAGATACTGAtatggagggagtgtgtgtgtgtatgagtgagagatggggggttagagagagagagagagagagagagagagagagattggtgCCAGTAATTGCAGCACTGAAGTATTGATTAGACTGCTAATACATCTAGAGCTGgactaacagacagacagacagacagacagagagatagatagatagatagatagatagatagatagatagatagatagatagatagatagatagatagatagatagatagatagatagatagatagatagatagatagatagatagatagatagaactctAATGTTAAAGCTACAGctcatacatatttatataatccTATCTCCCAGACTGAAAGCGATAGAACTGAATCTTCGGAGTTTCCCGTGTGGTTTTTGAGGCTTACTGAAGGCAATAAGGTGGTGTCATTTTGCAGAAGTGTAATGAGCAGCTCACTGCAGTCCAGCTCCAGCAGTTTGTGTTGGTACAGCACGTTGACGTTGTGCTCTGAATACAGGTCATGGCTGAACTGGCACTCGTTTCTGTTCAGGAGAATATTGATGTGAAACATAATTACTTCCTCGGGTTGCCAGTGTTTTTGAAATCAATACATTTGAAcgttaaatattttctttaggAATATAAAGTAAACTAGCAAATGAgaagtttcatttattttctagaGCTCTATAAAGAAAATCAGATgtcacacacagtagcggtctgaagtccgtgaaaaatacatttaaaaatccatataaaataaactataatacttatcagcatgaaaagtaatagcacaccattaaaagcacaacatgagcaacattttagcgttggaaacatgtttctagctattaccatttaggactagtagcAAGTCCAggaaccaataataataataataataaaaataataataataaacagtgacgataacaagagtgaacatcatcctcctcttcatcatcatccttatacagtatttatttaacttatttacctgtgtatatgtttgcacctgacaccaagacaaattcctagtactgtaaagtgctccttgctgaccctttgctttACCTGGCAAtgaaactttttctgattctgatcatcatcatcatcatcatcatcatcatcattataagcTAAATAAATGACTTTACCTCTTGTCGTTGTACGGACACTCTCCAAACAGGTACCGTTTGCACAGATGAAGGTTGCTACATCCTTCACAGTACTTAATTTGACATAACCTCAGTTTGGTTTTAATGAACTGCGTTCCACTTTCCTCATCAATCACCAAACATGTATCTGTTTCCCTTTCTATCTCACTTAAATTTAGTAGAGCtacctcatcacacacatcctcaagcTCCTTTAGTCCATCATGGATGCATGAATACCGATTATCAGTATCTGATTCCATAACTGCTGGACGTCAGGGGGGTGTTCTGTCGAGTTACGCTACCTATCGAGAAATGCTACTTTCCGGTTTTGCGCATGCGCAGCAACAAAATCTTAGACTGTGTCTCCACGCCTATACAGTAAATCTCAGCAACCTTACTGTGGATGATCTTCGCGATAATGGTGTGCAATGTCTTTTTAAACCTTTTAATGCGCGTTTTGACCTGTATACCTGTAAATAtttgcatgtacacactggCTTTTCAGCGTAATGAAGAAATAATCTCTTTGCGTAGTTCAGGCTGCTGAGCTgagatggagatggagctgAGCTGGATGTTGACATTCAAtccagggttttatttttttcatatttaccTATCACATTTACTTGATGGACCTTGAACTTGTTGACTTACTCTAGTAATATTTAACAGCAAGCCTGAAATCCTCTATCAGTATGTAAAACATCCTCATGACTAGAGCCACAAAGGGTTTGATATAGGCGTACTACATGGACGTTGTGGGAAtagtttagattttattcagAACATTGTAATGAAATCACACTTTTTATTGTCAATAATAAAGTCACTTGATTACGCTATTTTTTGTTTCTAAGTGTAGTAAATGCAGTGCATGAGAACACTTGCAGTCCTCATTGAAGCCCATATTCCAGCATCATCacttatttttctctttattgcacttattttccagcacttcaTCCTTCTCCCGGTTCTTTTCACTTGTGAAAGAAGTGACCTGTTGATCTGTGTAACTTTTCTATTTTGTACTGTGTTCTTaggaattatttattattatcttgaTGTAAAAAATGACCTTGGGTTTATGAAAGCTGCTATATTATTAAAActactttttcttcttcacaaaaacacaaggagGTGGATGCAAATGCAGGTTAAAGGATCTTTCATTGAAAACACTAGAGCAAGTAGTCCAAAGCTTTTGGCAAAGGTCATGCAGTCAGGTCATAAAAGGCTTGGTATTgtcaggaataaaaaataaactggaGAAATTCTTCCCAAATTATGAGTGGATGAAGCATCAGTCTGTGAGTGCATTCAACTGATTGAGCTCAGgtgagcagggtgtgtgtgtgggtgttgcaCAAGGTGGCCATGTTTGAAGGCTGTGGTGTTTGCTGGGAATTGGAGTTCATGTCTGATGtgacctttttcttcttcttaacaTTCTCACATGGACTGCTGTATGaaacaattttaaaatattattccGAAAAATTTATATTGTAATATCGAGAATTTAGGCTTCGGCTGTTCAAAGTGTTTGATTTCACCTGGTCCAAACCTGGAGTTAAAACTACTGATGTGTCTTGTTGGTGTGTATATAAAGGCTGAGAGAGTAGACTATATGTTctatgcagacagacagctttATTCCTTGCTTAACTCCGGGCCACAGACAGCTGTAGCATGGACTCAAGATCCAAAATGGCTATTTCAATCTTTGTAAAGCTACTTAAAGCTGCCAGGAGAGCTTGTGCTTCAAGGCAGGGAAAATGTTAGTAAAATAAAgttatacaaatccttttttatTCGAATTTTATTTGTTCATGCCCTCAATTTCCCACGAGCATTGTCCTATTTGCGTGTGCAGATGCAAGACCATAACCCTAAACCTAACCCGATTTGCATGTGAAGATTCAAGAAAATAACCCTAACCGTAACG from Hemibagrus wyckioides isolate EC202008001 linkage group LG19, SWU_Hwy_1.0, whole genome shotgun sequence encodes the following:
- the LOC131369796 gene encoding protein mono-ADP-ribosyltransferase PARP12-like; protein product: MESDTDNRYSCIHDGLKELEDVCDEVALLNLSEIERETDTCLVIDEESGTQFIKTKLRLCQIKYCEGCSNLHLCKRYLFGECPYNDKRNECQFSHDLYSEHNVNVLYQHKLLELDCSELLITLLQNDTTLLPSVCLAYNKGSGEFGNCLEAETCDKLHVCENYIRGICDGCSRCHDLYEPHPFKTLQDTGVSNELMDTLLSVYKNMLTIADIHQPIAPEKWICLFHFQNSCSFENICENVHFCLPYKWEQWDGKSWKVLPDNEEIERAFCDPTQTHSDNVIPVHFDTMTRGSVFVRRLSTISSVLDPSFALTTKWIWYWEDEYGNWIQYGSPQGTHDISSITSDFLEWKYQENNGAVIKFTTAEHSCEVNLQDMIQYNTQSSTKMRIRRRPMFLSAEDVQKVITREKDHWQNPQALLYDSDQANMSVIGFKRVLLNSDTDEYKKIAERFYQTMLECTVKRIEKVLNEDLWEVFHSHVSAMKQKKGGKEDEKLLFHGTESKLIDTICQQNVDWTMCEPHETAFGKGSYFTRDARSSHSYTDKSGTDKCMFLCRVFIGEYSNGHPSYIHPPLKDGETDVFYDSCVNDINNPSIFVVFEKHQVYPEYLIQYEQGAGSSPQHVSLNQFPSSTQASFSGPSVSSQLSPNTALMIAPKFHYTPVLQSHIFAHSKNKYFQAGAARLPFPHHNKPTVVRTFTVNSPTKRYGSPRGSGSMHSPAKAITHTRTSGSFRKDRAKQQVTNSLMSASESLPKALSTTLTTITTTKLSKTVKTVRQQTSSADGGLISVNSSVNSTSVTKTSKSFKAQNASYPASNAIKLNSGLSPGASSAGTSTYTDASKSVRNENSKAKKVSSFSSRPRISPDMVSTKPAGESSKSSASQSTKPAGESSKSSASQSTKPAGESSKSSASQSTKPEGKISKSSASQSTKPASESSKSSASQSTKPEGKISKSSASQSTKPASESSKSSASQSTKPEGKISKSSASQSTKPASESSKSSASQRTKPAGKISKSSASQSTKPAGKSSKSSTGRR